GACAGCAAAACCCTGAACAGCGATacagttgttgttgtaaaaGAATCAATCCCTTTTTAGAGCTACACACACTTAGTGACGGGTGAAAAGCTGCCAGCAAtgattgatatttttcttACATGTCAGCATAGCTATAGAGCACTGTTCACAGCCAACCTCAAAATGATATGATGATATGATGTCCTCTAAAAATAGCATAATTATAAATTTGCCAACAACAGTTTCACTCGTATTACTTAATTCAGCGTATTCGAAATTCAGCAAATTAGATATACGGTGCAGTCGTGCTTCCGTGAATAAAAGATTTAATTCCGGATAGGAATaaatttatagcaaaaaaaaattacttcttCAATTGTTCAATGCCTTCCTCAAGGTCAACGTTACAGTAATGATATGGCAATAAGTtcgaatttgaatttttgaccAAAAAGTAGATATGCGCCATATACTTATTGCGTAATGGTATTGGTGTCAGTTTTAACTTACACGTACCAATGCACATGGTTTTGACATGGAGTTTTCAGTTGTTGTCCGACACCAAGATTTTGGAGAAAGCTTGTTGTTCTTGTGTTGTTGTTCTAATGTGCGAAGTCCCTACGGAGATGAGCACAACGCGTTACAGCAGGACGAAGCAGGGCAATATGGTCTTAACATATAGTCGGAATGATTcatgggatgggatgggacaAACTTCTCAGCTCTCCAGAACTATatccttttgtgtttttttcatcaGTCCTATCGATGTTAATTCTGAACGAACGCAAAATCAGCAACTTGGACAAGGTTCATGATGGTCATTCGCAAAATCTTGGGCGAAATACCAATGAAGTTGgacttcacacgaacggaccggaccaaaatcccacaCGGACCAATCTTTCGTACgcaagactgactatccagctacgggtaaataaagtcacagaaagccagaaatggcaggcctagacctcttgaggttgttgtgccgataaacaAGAAGCAGTTTGCCGGGCGCGCGAGTTTTTGAAGATTGTGAAGAATTGTATGTGCCGGGTTGGTGTAAAAGAAATGTTGTtcagcataaaaaataataaacccaGTAAAAACTATCCTTTTTCTATCACATTTTGAAATTATAGCCGAATTTGTGTATTCCCATTGACACAAAATTAATGGGTCTCGTTCTAGATAGACCTTGACCTTTGCACTCTACATCTATTAATACTAAATTCCAAATCCAAACCCCTTCAACACTGGGCAAATGGTTGCTTCAGAGCAAAGGATGTGTCTGCTTTGGGTGATCTTCAGTTAATTATCACACCGGGATAATTTCGTTTGCATTCCAAGTGGTCTCGCCTATAAATCTGCCCCACTCAGAATGGCGAACCGTCCCGTGTAGAAATGGAAACAGGTTTTCGGCACTCGCCGTACGATTATCACATCAAATGCGTAACGTATCGTTGGTTCCAGCAGTGGAAAAGTATCGCAAATACCACtcgttattttgctttttaaatCTTTTGGGAGCGCCTTTTATCACTAACTGATTTTATTTACGTTCAAAATTCTTTGTACAtaagcaagtttttttttattcatgacGGCCGCTTACGATGATACCTTTATACGAAATTGGTAAACCAAACAGACAGGCACAATGTCCACATTTTCCGCTATATTCAAGAAACCTGCCAAACAATcacatctctttctctctctagcGCTGGATGTGGctgattttttgcttctccacAAATCAAGAATCAAAAACAAAGTAACCGAGAATGATCATAGCGCGGCATCACGAGTGTTCTGCGTCCAGCGGAACAGTTCGCTTACGACCGTCCGAAGGTTCGTTTCGTGAGTTTATCCGAGGTGATTCTTTAGTACCTTTTAAAAACAGCATGCACTGGAGCAGCAGTATAGAGTTCCTGATAATTGTTGCCTTTGCAGGCATCGCACAATCCTTTTTATGGTGGCCACACTGCGTTAAAAAGCAGCAATGGCTGAACAGCGTCGTGCTGCCATCGGTACCATCGTCCCCGCCGAAGCCGCCATCAAGTCTGCCAGGTAGAGGCGAGCCACGCAAGCTGGATGTGTCGTGCGACGAATGAACGTGTCAATGAACTTTTTCGCTTAATTCACAGCTGAGGTGAGCTATAGGACAGTGTACGATTTTatcgttgttggtggtggtaccgCGGGTTCGGTGATCGCTAGCCGGTTGGCAGAGTTACAGCAGTGGCACATTTTGCTCATTGAAGCTGGTGACGTCCATAACGGTCAGGATGTGAGCTGGAACCTTAGAGCAGAACCTCAGGTGAACTCTTGTCTAGGTAAGCAAGTGATGCGAAGGCGAAGGACATATGTTTCGGAAGAGATGATGCTATATCGCTTCTCGCTTCCATGCAGGAGAACGTGACCAGCGGTGCGAAATTCCAACCGGTAAAGGATTGGGAGGAAATACTCGGATCAACAATATGCTGTACGTCCGAGGAAGTGAATCAGACTATGATGCGTGGACTAAGCAAGGCAATGTGGAGTGGTCCTACCGGAATGTACTACCGtactttttaaagctcgaAAATTATCGTACCAACGTTTCCGCCAACTCACGACAACAGCGAGGCAGCGGCGGACCGGTTCCGATATTCGGAATGCCTGACAAGTCATCCCTCGTGCATACTTTCGTCTCTGCCTGCAATCGTCTCGGTTTACGAACGGCCGATTATAACACAGAAACGAATCAAACCGTCGGCTACGTGCAGTTAACGAATCGTCGCGGAAGGCGGATTACAGCTTCCGACGCGTACATCTCACCCGTAAAACCACTCTTTACCAACCTTCACATCATGACGTCGGCACGAGTTACCAAGGTGTTAATCAAACCCCGAACCAGGCAAGCGGTGGGCGTGAAAGTTCTTATTGATGGTAAACAGCGAAACATACGAGCAACCAAAGAGGTGATCCTTTCTGCAGGTCCGATTTTTACACCCCAGCTGCTACTATTGTCCGGCATCGGTCCGAAGTCGCAGTTGGAAGCTTTGGGTATAACGGTACATGAAGATCTGCCAGTCGGAGCAACAATGAACCTTCGATACATAGCATTTCCCTTACACCTGGCCACAAATAGAACGCTAACGTCGATGCCACAGAAGAAGTTGGAAGCAATTGCATTATTAAATACTCTGCAACAGACAGAAAACGTAGGTCCTAGTCATGAGATCCTTTTCCAGTACGAACCACGAGATGCGAGAGAATATTTCTCACTCGGTTTGATACATCTAAGACCGGCGTCAAGTGGTTTCTTGCGACTCAAATCCATAGATCCCATGGATAATCCCCTAATCTACACACAATTTTTTAATAACCCAAACGACATGGAGGAAATCTTGCATGGTATAACGGAATGTCTCAAGATTCTTCGCACAGAGGAGTTCATAAAATTGGGTTTAAGGGcaagaaaactaaaaactcCTCCGTGCGATCAGCTTCGGTACGGCACGGATGATTACTGGCGATGTGTGGTTCGTCACGTAGGTCATGTAGCCGATCAACCGTACGGCACCTGCCCTATGGGCAGTAGAGAGAACGGTCAATCAGTGGTATCGCCAGAGTTAAAAGTTCATGGAATTGAAAATCTACGAATCGTTGATGCTAGCGTGATGCTACCGGTATCCAACGGCCATACGCAGGCCACGGTATACATGATAGCCGAAAAGGCATCCGATTTGATCAAGAGCTTTTGGGACTGGGGCAACGAACTAGAACGACGTCGCTAGCTGCCGTAACGCTTGAAGGTATCGTGTGCAGCGTTCGTTTAAATCGAACGctcctaaatgtatgcaatccacGTTTCACATGAAGCGTTTCCAGGATTGATTATAGGACTGGGCTTTAATTCAGCGGAACAGTATTTGAATGCGCTTATTCAAAAACCCAATAATTGGCAGAAGAATAGGTATTAAACATAGTTAGctaataataaatacaaacagtTTAATTAACTAAAGCATTAATGATCATTTCTAAGAAAGAAACTGCACGGATTGTTAAGTTTGATAGCACCAAATTGCAAATAAACATGGTAAATATTCACAAATGATGTGAAACCCGTTTAAGATATTACATCAAAGCTTATAAATTACACACCAAAAGTATCTTATGCTGTAACAGGGTTATAATTTGAAGGTCATTTCCCTTTATGCAAACTGTAATGCTTTGTCTATTTGAAACCCTAAGAGACGCCCAACAAACTCGAAAATTAAATCGACACATGTGTCATGAACTTCGGTcatgtttttggtttgccgcATACATTTCCGGCTGCATAAAGTACGAGATGTTACCTTCAGACCATGAATGGATGATCAGCATAGTTCTATCTGAACGAGGTTTTTGATGCATTTGTAACAACTGAACTGCAAACATACAGTACCTGCAAaggaaatagtaaaaaaagagGATCAGTACAttatatttgtatattttccGGTGttctttatttaaacataatgCTCAATCataacatgtttaaaaaaagaatggccataaacttaaaaatattcttaaagCTACTGTGAAACTGGTAACTGAAGATActataattttaaaagatgTTCAAATCGGATAATTACAAGATTAGAAACAAGACTCCCATAATGCCTTTTTACGATTGGTagtaaaattttaacatttcatCCAAAACGTTTCCTTATTGTTTGAGGAAGGTTTTCTACCAACATCCCATATAGTACCGGAAGATTTCAAACAACTGCGAAATTCGTTAGACGCATTACTTAGCGCACTAAAACGATCATTACACCAACAATGAGGGTAGGGAACATGTAGGTGAAAAACATACAAGCCTTTTTAATGACTGCAGGCTTCCGTTCAGCTTAGCATAACTGCCCAGAATCTTCTCTATGCTGCCGTTCCGCGGAGATCATCTGAAGGTCATGATATAGGGCGTCTGTCATGTGCGTCTCTCGGTACAGCAGTGAAACGAATACAGCACGAGAAACTAAAGACAACCATTGAACGAAAAGATAAGTTCTTTGTCACACACTACGCCAATAAGTTGGCACGATCGTCCATTCATTCACGGAAGCTATTGAAGTATTAAGAAAAGATATTCCAATTTGTTATGCTTCACGTTAGTTTTGAAAATGTGACACATTATTTCAATAGCTCTCACAGTTAGCAAGCACTAACTTGAAGAGAAATATCCGATAACAATGTCGAATCAATAGCCGGTGGGGATTGAAATATTCGGTTAAATTTTTTTGAACGGCGCGCGACTCGAACACCCAACCGAACACCCCATAATTGTCCGAGTAAAGCAAATGgtttaccaccaccacccaatTAAGCCATTTATTATACAAACAACGTGACAGTGCCACACTCTAAACGGACCACCAATAACCGGGCGAGACGACACCGCACATATGACGATGGCTAAATCAACCCGCTCCGATGATAACCACGCTCCGGGTTTCCTGTGCATCGCCCCAATGTCCGTGCGCGTTGCCCGGCGTATTGCAAACGAGACTGACAACGTATGTTTACCAACGGGTTTTGCCAAAATGGTGAAACAAGAGAACTCTTTCAGGTCACAGCTAGGTCTACTTCCGTCCAGATCGTCTTTTGCGGGTACACAGCAAACGGACCAACAGGCGCGAGACCAGCCGTACTACACATAGAACGGTTCGTATTTATAATCCTTGAAGGCCATTTCTGTGCACGTTGTTCGGCATGGCAGCAGAATCAATTCCAACCTCCATCCGACGCCCCTGGGAGTGTTGAAAATGTAGCGTCGGGGTTTGCACTTTCATCAAAACAGCCaaccaaaaagaaatgcattaAACATCAGAACTCTTGACACGGCACCACCGGCGGGTGAGTGTGTGGTGAAGATTTTACCGAACCGGTTTTCGTCTAGACACCGTACTGTACACTacccgataaaaaaaaatcaatcacaccCCGTACCACACTGTCTGCCACAACATACTGTTGCATTGGGCGGTGCAACGCGCACACGATAACTTATGTAACTTGCAATCGCCTTTCTTTTCGCCCTGTCCGTTGCACCAACGTGCAACGCgcgcaaagagaaaaaaacatccttacGGACAACGAACTCCCCCGGGCGCAAGCAACACCCCATCGGTGGCCACCGGTCCCGATATAGAACCACCGGTCATTGGCTCACAGAGCAACGACAACCTGTAGCTGCACGCTCGGTGCCTAAACGTTCTCCATACTTTCTTCCCCCGCACACACGGTGCCACATTCTTGCCGGGGTGTGGACAACGGCCGGACAAAGAAATTCCGCAGCTGAGTGGGGGTCAGGGGGAGAAGAAGACAGGGGGAGCAATAGGTGATTAATGTCCGCCAGCACAGGAAGGTGGCCCGgacgacacaaaacaaacggaaggTTGAGACACACCCGGGAAGAAAGTGCAACGGCGGCATCGGCAAATCTCGCATCTCTACGTGAGATTAATATGAAGTCCGTGTAGGATTTGTGGCGCCtgggaaggaaagcaaactacaaaaaacaaaaagaaattaaagatGTCCACGCTTGGTGAAACAggtgcagcaaacaaaacaaacaaaaaaactgtacaagAACATCCTTTCGTGCGCGCCGAGCTTTCCATCTAACGTGTAGGTTAATTAGTAGCTTCATAACCTGCCGggtactttttgttttttctttcttacgACCCCCTATGCCTTGATTATCCAGCGTAAGTTAATGACTTTTGCTCGGTGCCAAAAACAGAACGGGAGAAAGTTTACCGTTGACACCGTTTTCGTTCCCGGCCATGCCTTTGCAAGTGgagacgaaaacaaaactgctgcCCGCTTCTTACTTAAACCTCGGCTGACCTAGTATCCGTGGCGATTCGTCAGTGCGCTAATGGTGCTCTTAGTCACTTACAACAATACAACACATTCAACGCATAAACGCAGCACGCAGGTTAGAAGGGATTTATGCTAATAAAAGTGACACGCAATGCTAAGCAATGATTCACACTGTTCTGAAAACATCCGAAACGTTGCTGAACTGCACTTTGAATGATTTGTTCGTTGAGACACACGGCAAACCAAGTCGATTTTGAACTTCAAAATGGCAACATTTCAAATAAGTTCATCATTCCACAACTCCTGTTCATCCACGCGGGCCCTTAACGGTATTTTCCCGCTAATTTCGATACctaatttaagttttttttttaactcaaatATTATCCAATCTCATCGCCTACAGCGCTAGACACACCTCCAAGGGGGGCAGCGGACATTTATATAATTTCTGCAGGGAAACAATAATTAGCAACTCGAACTCCAGAAGGGAGCACAACATCAACACAACACGCGAAAAttcattgttttccttctcttccttGCGCACGGATTTTCATCACACAACCTGTCCCGGAATTCAATCGATCATAACTCGTATGATAGCCTGGCCGCATACAGAAATGCCTACGACAACAACGACGCGACAACGGCTTCATCATCTATCTTCGCGCATATAAGCCGCACCGATCCCAACCCCCAAGCGCCAGCGCACACGACGCAACACCCACCACGGTCACGGTCTTGGTGAGGCTCCTTCGGTGAACCTCTCCAGCAACACACGATTGTCAAGTTCATGGTTCGTCCCGCCGAAGACGACCAAACGGCGATCAGTTGAGCTGTGGACGGCGAGCGTAGTGGACGCGTTGCAAAGCCAGTAACGTAGTGCGTTGGTTTGGACACTACAGCGCAGGATATAGACGGGATCTTTCAAACAGTTCGACCTGCATTCGCGAGCAGCATCATGCGACACTTGTGGATTGGAGCGATCCTAATCGCTGCATTTGGTGCCCTGACAGTGAATGggttttttctgctgcttaaAACACTCGCCCATGCTGGCCGGTACCTGAACGAGCACTATCCGGACGGTAGGCAAACAAATCACCCACTcggttccgtttccgttcacCCACACCATAAGGCATTGTGCATTTCCTGCTTTTCCGTGCGATCGTCACCCCGGTTTTAAGGCGCAATACTTTCAACTTGGACACAACTCCAAAGATAGCCGCCTGAAGCAGGAAGTAGCAAAAGCCTCAACCTGCCagagaaaaagtgaaatttctcCACGACACTACCAGTTTTGTGCAATGGTTTCTCTCTCCTGCTTCGCGTCTTCGAGGCTTAATAGTGCTCGTCCAACCAGTGATCGTGTGTGGTTGTGAAGTttacgaaaagaaaagaaataaccgTTGCATTATCTGACCATTGTCTTCCTCCATTCTACTTCGTCTATTCCCGATCAGAAGGTGTCAATTACCGACAGTCAGTGCCAGAGTATGATTTcattattgtcggtgctggaGCGGCCGGATGTGTGCTTGCCAACCGTCTATCGGAGAACTCCCAGTGGAAGATTTTGCTGCTCGAGGCAGGACCGGGTGAAAACGATCTTCAGAACATCCCACTGCTGACCACGTTCTTGCAGAGCTCGCAGTACAACTGGGCAGATATTGCGGAGGCCCAAAATACATCCTGCTACGGTATGATGATGTGATGTAATTCTAGTGTCATAAGTTCAATTTCTTTAATTGCACGTTTACAGGCATGATCGATCAACGTTGCAGTTTGCCGCACGGGAAAGGACTCGGTGGGACGACACTAATCGACTACATGTTGTACGGGCGCGGTAATCCTTCGGACTACGATAGATGGGCCGCACAGGGTAATCCAGGCTGGTCACACGAGGATCTGTTCCCGTACTTTCTCAAGTCGGAACGAGCCGATCTTCGAGGGTTGGAAAACTCTACCTATCACGGTAAGAACGGTGAGCTACACGTTGAGTTTCCACCGTTCCGCACCAATCTGGCGCGTACCTTCGTGAACGGTGCCCGAGAGGCCGGCCATCGTAAGATCGACTACAATGGCAAATCACAGCTCGGAGTTTCGTACGTCCAGCGGACGGGACTGCACGGTATGCGCCAAACAGCCTACCGTGCCTTCGTCGAACCGGTGCTCTACAATCGTCCCAACTTGCACGTCCAGCCCTACAGCCAGGTGTTGAAGTTGTTGCTAAATCCAGACACAAAAACTGCCTACGGAGTAACGTACACGCGACATTTCCGCAATTACGAAGTTCGTGCACGCAAAGAAGTGATCGTGACGGCCGGTAACATCAACACCGCccagctgctgctactgtcCGGCGTAGGCCCTCGGGAACATTTACAGAACTTTAACCTTCCGCTCGTGAGTAACCTCCCCGTCGGTCAATCGTTCGTCGACAGTCCCGTCTTCAATGGGCTTACGTTTGTGCTGAACGAAACCGGCCAGGCACTGCTGACGGACAGTCGCTTCCAGTTGCGTTCGCTCGGCGATTACTTCCGCGGCGAAGGTCCCCTGACGGTACCGGGCGGTGTCGAAGCAATCAGCTTCGTGCGTACCGCGAACGCCACCACCGAGCCGGGTGTACCCAACGTTGCCATCGTGTTCTCCACCGGTTCACTCGTCTCGGACGGTGGACTTGGGTTGCGCAAAGGCAAACGCATTAAAACGGCCATCTACAACAAAGTGTACCGTCCACTGGAGCACCTGCACAATGACCAATGGACGGCCAGTGTGGTGCTGTTGCATCCGGAATCGCGTGGTCACCTAAAGCTGCGAAGCGTCAACCCGTACAGTGCGCTCAAGATCTACCCCAGTTACTTCAACGCCGAGCGGGATGTTGAAATGATGCTCGAAGGCATTAAGGAAGCGGTCCGCATCTCCAAGTCACCCGCCATGCGCCGGTACGATGCACGCGTGCTGGGTATTCCGCTTCCGAACTGTGAACAGTGGGACCAGCGAGAAGATGACTACTGGCGCTGTGCCATCCGGACGCTGTCCAGTACGGCTTACCAGCAGATGGGAAGTTGCCGGATGGGACCGGCCACCGATCCCCTAGCGGTCGTAGCATCCGACCTGCGTGTACACGGTGTCCAGGGTTTGCGGGTGGCAGATGTAAGCGTGGTGCCGACCACCATTTCCGGCCAGTCCTCTGCTATCGACTACGTGATCGGCGAGCGGGCAGCCGACATCATTAAGGAGCAGTGGCAACAGGGAAGCGGGGAAGAGTCTACCGGACCCGCCGTTTAAAGCAGTACTAGTGATATGTTAGTATAAGACAACTCAATAAAGGCCGCTATTTATTTGTAAGTCTGCCCGTCTATATTTATCTACTACAAATTTCCCCTTTCGTCATGCCGGTCGCCGCcaacgaaagtgaaacgtttcgggtttatttattcacttCACTCTCTCAAAACGTTTGTTGACAAATTTGTTTACGATGGATGATTACATTTCCATACATCCCACATTTGGTTTAagttttgcgtgtgtgttttttttatcgaaagtaaatcaaaggaaggaaaaaaaaccgactcCTTTTGCACATCATGCCGAAAGGGTGATGAATTCGGAGTGAGAGCGGTTGTTTTGAGCAAAAGAGTTTTGCTCAAGTGACTCAAGCACTACTTCAACTGGTGCTTGAACAAGTCTAGTTCCGAAACGATACGAACTCGTAATATGCTTGAGACAAATTGCTACCACAGCTAGCGCAAGAGTACTCTAGCGGGTCGCTTTCGTATCACCGCGGAGGAAGGAACGATTTATTCCGAGTTTTGCTCTCCTCCTGAATGAATCTAATTTCTCGTGACGGTGCTATCAATTACCTTTTGAAGTACATATTCACATTATTAAGCGCAGGCTGCGGTAATTGTCACTTAGGCCGTGGGAATCCTTCAGCGTTCCCGATATTGCAGTGCGACGAACCTTTTCGGAGTTGCGTCTGTGTGCAAAACGCAgctagtggaaaaaaaacacttctttCCTCATGGCATTCTAATGCACACACTTTTCGGTGAACAATCACAATGAGATACGGCCAACACAAACGCGTTCCAACGAATTGACACACATGTGTATTGATGTCCTTTGACAGGCTCGCCCTATCTGCATGCCTTGTGGCAAAACAAAGCTACACTGTCGTCATTCAAATGCAGCATAAAACAGGCAAAAGGGACATCATTTATTCAGCTAGCACGTTGTCTCACAACCAAACGACAATGCGAGAAGAAAGCACTCCTGGTGGAACTGATGCAAGGCAGAGTGCTGCCTTGGAGAACGAT
This region of Anopheles marshallii chromosome 2, idAnoMarsDA_429_01, whole genome shotgun sequence genomic DNA includes:
- the LOC128709922 gene encoding glucose dehydrogenase [FAD, quinone]-like — protein: MHWSSSIEFLIIVAFAGIAQSFLWWPHCVKKQQWLNSVVLPSVPSSPPKPPSSLPAEVSYRTVYDFIVVGGGTAGSVIASRLAELQQWHILLIEAGDVHNGQDVSWNLRAEPQVNSCLGERDQRCEIPTGKGLGGNTRINNMLYVRGSESDYDAWTKQGNVEWSYRNVLPYFLKLENYRTNVSANSRQQRGSGGPVPIFGMPDKSSLVHTFVSACNRLGLRTADYNTETNQTVGYVQLTNRRGRRITASDAYISPVKPLFTNLHIMTSARVTKVLIKPRTRQAVGVKVLIDGKQRNIRATKEVILSAGPIFTPQLLLLSGIGPKSQLEALGITVHEDLPVGATMNLRYIAFPLHLATNRTLTSMPQKKLEAIALLNTLQQTENVGPSHEILFQYEPRDAREYFSLGLIHLRPASSGFLRLKSIDPMDNPLIYTQFFNNPNDMEEILHGITECLKILRTEEFIKLGLRARKLKTPPCDQLRYGTDDYWRCVVRHVGHVADQPYGTCPMGSRENGQSVVSPELKVHGIENLRIVDASVMLPVSNGHTQATVYMIAEKASDLIKSFWDWGNELERRR
- the LOC128708668 gene encoding glucose dehydrogenase [FAD, quinone]-like, which translates into the protein MRHLWIGAILIAAFGALTVNGFFLLLKTLAHAGRYLNEHYPDEGVNYRQSVPEYDFIIVGAGAAGCVLANRLSENSQWKILLLEAGPGENDLQNIPLLTTFLQSSQYNWADIAEAQNTSCYGMIDQRCSLPHGKGLGGTTLIDYMLYGRGNPSDYDRWAAQGNPGWSHEDLFPYFLKSERADLRGLENSTYHGKNGELHVEFPPFRTNLARTFVNGAREAGHRKIDYNGKSQLGVSYVQRTGLHGMRQTAYRAFVEPVLYNRPNLHVQPYSQVLKLLLNPDTKTAYGVTYTRHFRNYEVRARKEVIVTAGNINTAQLLLLSGVGPREHLQNFNLPLVSNLPVGQSFVDSPVFNGLTFVLNETGQALLTDSRFQLRSLGDYFRGEGPLTVPGGVEAISFVRTANATTEPGVPNVAIVFSTGSLVSDGGLGLRKGKRIKTAIYNKVYRPLEHLHNDQWTASVVLLHPESRGHLKLRSVNPYSALKIYPSYFNAERDVEMMLEGIKEAVRISKSPAMRRYDARVLGIPLPNCEQWDQREDDYWRCAIRTLSSTAYQQMGSCRMGPATDPLAVVASDLRVHGVQGLRVADVSVVPTTISGQSSAIDYVIGERAADIIKEQWQQGSGEESTGPAV